Within Anguilla anguilla isolate fAngAng1 chromosome 11, fAngAng1.pri, whole genome shotgun sequence, the genomic segment ataaaacaaaaactaaaacaagagTGGCTCCAGCACCTGTGATGCTTGCCCCcctaataatgaaaacaatatattaATAAGATAATACACATATGGGATGTTGACAGTGTCGTGGAAATTGCAGATGGTGGTCTGCATGTCCATTGAAGTGCACTTGATTCCATATACCACTTTACAGCAAACACACGCACCAATAAATGTAAGGCACTTGACTATTTGATAGCAATAGAACCATAATTACCAGAGTCTGCAATTCCATTGAatactaaaaagaaaattactcaTCCTGACCAGGTACAATAAAGGATTTCTAAATGATAGAGGAGTGCTGGGTCTTCAGACTCTAAAACTGAGAGTACAAACCATCAGTGATACATCTTCAGAAGGGACAGAACAGTATACTCCTCtgtaaacattaatatttagaCACTTACCTTTAGCAAACAAGTATCCAAAGGAGGTCTAGATGCCTGTAAAATAGAAATTTATTAGGAAAACAATATTACACCCTTTCCCCATTCCACACATACCCATAAATACCGGTTATGCCCTCACCTCTGCGTCTCTTCTTATAGACGATAAAAGCAGGGATGGCAAAgatcagaaccagaaccagaaccagcaCTACAACCACAGAACTGATGACTGCAACATCAGCACCTTCACCTGGTTCTGTAAAACAGTGTAATACATTGACAAAATCAGTAAGTAAATTGGTTAAGGTTTATGGAAAGTAGCAGACTTTACAAATATGCACTTGCACAAAACACAATGTTCTTCCACCCTGTCCCACTGACtccacaataatacaataatgtgCTGCagaacatgtacagtatttacgTGCATTACCCCAGTTGATGTCCAGCTTGTTGTCCAGAGCAAGGTGTGTGACAGAGCAGGTGTAACGGTGTTTCTCTCTCGCTATCTCCGAACTGATACTAAGGGTTCTCCTTGTCTGGTACGTCCCGTCTCCGTTGGGTAACACCTCCCAGAAAATGAGCTCCTCGCCTGAAATGGGACGGTCGTCTCTCAGCATGGTCAGGTTGATGTGCCGGGGGTAGAAGCCAGTGGCCAGACAGCTCACCTTCACCACTCCAGTCTCCCTGCATGTCTTCTGGATTAGTCTGACTCTGGGCCGCTCTGAGGGGGGAAACAACAGTGCATCAGCCAGAGAAGTAGCTGTTATACAGGGACGCAGGGAAGCTGAGATTCCTCACATGGGATGGAAATATACAAAGTTAGTGAGAAAAATGACAGGTTATTGCTGTGATGGGGGCTTGACCTTATATAGCCGAATGCGGCGCTATCGAGTAAATATACCTTTCCTCACATCCACAGCACTGCAACATACAAAGACACTGAAGCCCAGAAAGAAGAAGGTAGTTGCAATTTACCCAGAAAATCATTTACATatgaaacataacaaaaaataagataaaacagCCTGGTCATACAAATCATTAAAACTATAAAGGGCAGGTCTGGGCCCTCCAGCAATAGGTCAGACCAAAGACCACCTCCCTACCAAACCAATCAGAACTACAACATACACTAAGGTAACAAAATAAGGTAAAATATATAGTTAAATCCAAACCTATTGGGATACAATTTTTCTTGGCCACAGGAAATGTAACAGTACAGTAATtccacactgtacagtatatcaggGTGTAATGAACATGCGTTTTAGTCAGGTGTATGTTATAGGTTATAATCCTTACCTTTTCTAAGCacaatgttcttttctttctccagatAGTACTTCAGTATTTGGATACAAATAGGATGATAAATAGTTCTTAAATCCATTTGAACAAACTCTGCTAACTGTGTGATCCATGTAAGATGTGGCCATATAGGGTTGACTGTGTAATTATGCATGCCATAATGTATCGCTTCTGTTCCATCATAAGCATCCCACATCATGACCTGACTGGACTTGTCATTGTccagcacacatccacccaGCTTCTGATGAACACGAACTccttcaaaacaaagaaaaaataggaAGGCAAATAAGCCAGCAGTTTCAAGCATCAACCTACAGTATGTTCTCGACAGACTTTggtataaaataataagaatacaTTTAGTCTAGTCTACTCACAAAACCAAAACTTTGAATACTGATTCACTGAAACAGTCTTAATGCCCTCTTACTGCTGGCTGTGTTAGTAATTGATTCTGTGAATGTACCGTTACCCTACAtttaggatattttttttactgcagatgATATAACTGGCTCACTTTGCCAACTTGCATATGGGCTTCATCAACTATATTTGAGCTGTAGCTTTTGTCACACAACCTTATCACAGATtcttattttctccaaaaattCACTTAGATCATAGGGTCATCCCATCTCTGAACAATCCTCTGAGTCAGCAAACAGGAAACTTACCAGTATGGCAAGCTGGCACGCTACGGACAAACCATGGCCCTTTTGTATAATAGTGTAATGACATTTAATGTAGTGTGGTCTTTTGAAGGTGGACGGGGCCTGAACTGAACACCTGCCCGCACTCAGCTCACCTCCAGTCTGATTGGCGAAGAACCTTGCATGTGTGGGACGTTTCATGCCACTGTAAATGTCTTCTATCACAATGTTTGCACCTAAAAGAATAATATCTTCAACTCCCTTTGTGGAGCTTGGTCGACTTCGAGAGATAATTTTCTTGATGTTGCTGTCATAATACAGCACCTGAAGATCATCCACAAATGCCAAAATACTGAATTCTGGGAATTGGGTCTTCCCGTGTATAAATGTTGCAAACGTCCAGATTGAGTGTGAACCTGTGGGGAAACATACCAACATTCATTAGAAGAGTtgctgaattatattttaacagttaaacTATATACAATAAATTCAAAAGACAAATTTGATTTAACTTCAACCTTCAGACATGCCTAGCCAAACCGAGTTAGCGAAGAAAATGTC encodes:
- the LOC118208019 gene encoding DLA class I histocompatibility antigen, A9/A9 alpha chain-like, which produces MERITALLFLLQATVTVVNTGSHSIWTFATFIHGKTQFPEFSILAFVDDLQVLYYDSNIKKIISRSRPSSTKGVEDIILLGANIVIEDIYSGMKRPTHARFFANQTGGVRVHQKLGGCVLDNDKSSQVMMWDAYDGTEAIHYGMHNYTVNPIWPHLTWITQLAEFVQMDLRTIYHPICIQILKYYLEKEKNIVLRKERPRVRLIQKTCRETGVVKVSCLATGFYPRHINLTMLRDDRPISGEELIFWEVLPNGDGTYQTRRTLSISSEIAREKHRYTCSVTHLALDNKLDINWEPGEGADVAVISSVVVVLVLVLVLIFAIPAFIVYKKRRRGI